One segment of Candidatus Polarisedimenticolaceae bacterium DNA contains the following:
- a CDS encoding SDR family oxidoreductase — translation MPVVLITGCSSGIGRETARLFARRGWRVFASLRDPGRPEAEALRAEAAREGWTLETPHLDVTDDASVDAAVGAMLRATGGTVDAVVNNAGSLLSGPLEEIPPEALRAHLDTLVVGVHRVTRAVLPAMRARGRGRVVVVSSLAGRSATPILGAYHAAKFGVEGMAEAWRYELAPFGIDVAIVAPGPFGTELHRNERRYAAPGSPYAGTVAAYDRLAGRLTRGDAGQVAEAIFRASSGARPPLRRRVGPFSFVGGRLPSLIPDSWRERLLRLAFRYMS, via the coding sequence ATGCCCGTCGTTCTGATCACCGGCTGCTCCTCCGGAATCGGCCGCGAGACGGCGCGCCTGTTCGCGCGCCGGGGATGGCGCGTCTTCGCGAGCCTGCGCGACCCCGGGCGACCCGAAGCCGAGGCGCTGCGAGCCGAGGCGGCCCGCGAGGGTTGGACGCTCGAGACCCCGCACCTCGACGTCACCGACGATGCGTCGGTCGACGCCGCCGTCGGGGCGATGCTGCGCGCCACCGGCGGAACGGTCGACGCCGTCGTCAACAACGCCGGCTCCCTCCTGAGCGGCCCCCTCGAGGAGATCCCCCCCGAGGCGCTGCGGGCGCACCTCGACACCCTCGTCGTGGGCGTGCACCGCGTGACGCGTGCGGTCCTTCCGGCGATGCGCGCGCGGGGACGCGGGCGCGTGGTCGTCGTCTCCTCGCTCGCGGGGCGCTCCGCGACCCCGATCCTCGGCGCCTATCACGCCGCGAAGTTCGGGGTCGAGGGGATGGCCGAGGCCTGGCGTTACGAGCTCGCCCCGTTCGGGATCGACGTCGCGATCGTGGCCCCGGGGCCTTTCGGCACCGAGCTGCATCGCAACGAGCGACGGTACGCGGCGCCCGGCTCCCCCTACGCCGGCACGGTCGCGGCGTACGACCGCCTCGCGGGGCGGCTCACGCGGGGGGACGCGGGCCAGGTCGCGGAGGCGATCTTTCGAGCATCCTCCGGCGCCCGGCCCCCCCTGCGGCGGCGGGTCGGCCCGTTCTCGTTCGTCGGCGGCCGCCTGCCTTCCCTGATCCCGGACTCCTGGCGCGAACGGCTCCTCCGCCTGGCCTTCCGATATATGTCTTGA
- a CDS encoding thioester reductase domain-containing protein: MTAERFLSRSRSIVDFVQRGAEAHPDRCLYRFLDIDGEERDSYTYLGFHERTRHLAEHLSQSGLRRGDRVILVYPPGLEVIVAFFACARIGVIAVPTYPPTPMNFETGLGKLAFVAKDCDAKAALTTRGFLRSYRLLLAKRKLTAPWRRAPGLPSLEWVTTDDARGVASEGFRDDPHPTLFLQYTSGSTADPKGVIVTHENVIHNTFATLDHAPTQVSWLPQYHDMGLIGYYLMPAISGGTTYGFSPLDFLKRPALWLETISRVKATYTSSPNFGYEYCLREDKLPEAALAGLDLGSLRVMMNAAEPVRAETVARFFERFSPYGLRPESLVAAFGLAENTLCVSNHGRHVVTVNKRLLQQRRLHLEPDQARNNNQSRIVSCGKPLDGVLVRIVEPETRVALRDGEIGEIWVGGPSRCSGYWNRPELSRKVFEGELAVDDGERYMRTGDLGFVHEGELYVCGRIKDLIIIRGVNYYPQDIEGIVEASSSAIRTGGVAAFDVEEEGEALVVIVEVRSPKDLPDAAAIARAIRTQYYIEPHTIAFVPPRTIAKTTSGKIARARTREKWLNGEIEPIARHVSLREQEPAGDVSGLRERFQYIVELYNLTGREEYSFAEIGIDSLTMVRLIEDIKGLLEEHGAGELVRHVDVKLLQRLTIQEFFALIDQFERSSASPVAALRYVLLKVQQEHEEYERECMRSDAALERLPRLEIAERDAPVTDLLMTGVTGFFGPFLLENLLRQTPYRIHALARANDPVHGMDRIRAAIRRARLWTPALEERLERRVHVVCGDVSRHNLGLKSDQWKSLSAKVQAVCHNAALVNYVMSYDALRPHNVDGTREALRFASSGARKTFHMISSTFIYGWTAKDVLWETDANPAMENLDFGYAQSKWVAEQLVLAAEKQGLDVRIYRPSLISSSTHGVGSRDDIAIRLLAFMIQHGVAVSSRNQISFSPADVAANNIVALMRLPKGEERTFHVTVDDYYNMADVTRRITRDYGYTFAYYDIARFVAEMTRRSTRDDLIYPLLDFFNRSHEKLSAMQHKRYNNDAYRRARAKAPDARPDPTLEETVRYQMEFLLREGIIPKPDATRRESDAV, encoded by the coding sequence ATGACCGCCGAGCGATTCCTGTCGCGCAGCCGTTCGATCGTGGACTTCGTGCAACGGGGCGCCGAGGCGCACCCCGATCGCTGCCTCTACCGCTTCCTGGACATCGACGGCGAGGAGCGCGACTCGTACACCTACCTCGGCTTTCACGAGCGGACGCGCCACCTGGCGGAGCACCTGTCGCAGTCCGGCCTGAGGCGCGGCGACCGGGTGATCCTGGTCTACCCCCCGGGGCTCGAGGTGATCGTCGCGTTCTTCGCCTGCGCGCGCATCGGCGTGATCGCCGTTCCCACCTACCCCCCGACGCCGATGAACTTCGAGACGGGCCTCGGGAAGCTCGCGTTCGTCGCGAAGGACTGCGACGCGAAGGCCGCCCTGACGACCCGGGGATTCCTGCGCTCGTACCGGCTGCTGCTGGCCAAGCGCAAGCTCACCGCGCCCTGGCGGCGCGCCCCCGGCCTGCCGTCGCTCGAGTGGGTGACGACCGACGACGCGCGCGGCGTCGCCTCCGAGGGGTTCCGGGACGATCCCCACCCCACCCTGTTCCTCCAGTACACCTCCGGGTCGACGGCCGATCCCAAGGGGGTGATCGTCACGCACGAGAACGTGATCCACAACACGTTCGCCACCCTCGATCACGCGCCGACGCAGGTGTCGTGGCTCCCGCAGTACCACGACATGGGGCTCATCGGGTACTACCTCATGCCGGCGATCTCGGGGGGAACGACCTACGGCTTCTCCCCGCTGGACTTCCTCAAGCGACCCGCGTTGTGGCTCGAGACGATCTCGCGGGTGAAGGCGACGTACACGTCGTCGCCGAACTTCGGCTACGAGTATTGCCTGCGCGAGGACAAGCTCCCCGAGGCGGCGCTCGCGGGCCTGGACCTTGGCTCGCTGCGCGTGATGATGAACGCCGCGGAGCCCGTGCGCGCCGAGACCGTGGCGCGCTTCTTCGAGCGGTTCTCGCCGTACGGACTTCGCCCCGAGTCCCTCGTCGCCGCCTTCGGGCTCGCCGAGAACACCCTGTGCGTGTCGAACCACGGCCGGCACGTGGTGACGGTGAACAAGCGTCTCCTCCAGCAGCGCCGCCTCCACCTCGAGCCGGACCAGGCGCGCAACAACAACCAGAGCCGCATCGTCAGCTGCGGAAAACCCCTCGACGGCGTGCTCGTGCGGATCGTCGAGCCCGAGACGCGCGTCGCCCTGCGCGACGGGGAGATCGGCGAGATCTGGGTGGGCGGGCCGAGCCGGTGCTCCGGGTACTGGAACCGTCCCGAGCTCTCGCGGAAGGTGTTCGAGGGCGAGCTCGCCGTGGACGACGGCGAGCGTTACATGCGGACGGGCGACCTCGGCTTCGTCCACGAGGGCGAGCTTTACGTCTGCGGCCGGATCAAGGACCTCATCATCATCCGCGGGGTGAACTACTACCCCCAGGACATCGAGGGGATCGTCGAGGCGAGCTCGAGCGCGATCCGGACCGGCGGCGTGGCGGCGTTCGACGTCGAGGAGGAGGGCGAGGCCCTCGTGGTGATCGTGGAGGTGAGGTCTCCGAAGGACCTCCCGGACGCGGCCGCGATCGCGCGCGCGATCCGCACGCAGTACTACATCGAGCCCCACACGATCGCCTTCGTGCCGCCGCGCACGATCGCGAAGACGACCTCGGGGAAGATCGCGCGGGCGCGCACCCGCGAGAAGTGGCTGAACGGCGAGATCGAGCCGATCGCGCGGCACGTGAGCCTGCGCGAGCAGGAGCCCGCGGGGGACGTCTCGGGGCTGCGCGAGCGGTTCCAGTACATCGTGGAGCTGTACAACCTCACCGGCCGCGAGGAGTACTCCTTCGCCGAGATCGGCATCGACTCCCTCACGATGGTGCGCCTCATCGAGGACATCAAGGGGCTGCTCGAGGAGCACGGCGCGGGCGAGCTCGTCCGGCACGTCGACGTGAAGCTCCTCCAGCGCCTGACGATCCAGGAGTTCTTCGCGCTGATCGATCAGTTCGAGAGATCCTCGGCGTCGCCGGTGGCGGCGCTGCGTTACGTCCTCCTCAAGGTCCAGCAGGAGCACGAGGAGTACGAGCGGGAGTGCATGCGGTCGGACGCCGCCCTCGAGCGGCTTCCGCGTCTCGAGATCGCGGAGCGCGACGCCCCGGTGACCGACCTTCTGATGACGGGCGTCACGGGGTTCTTCGGCCCGTTCCTGCTCGAGAACCTCCTCCGGCAGACGCCGTACCGGATCCACGCCCTCGCGCGCGCGAACGACCCGGTGCACGGGATGGACCGCATCCGCGCCGCGATCCGGCGGGCGAGACTGTGGACCCCCGCGCTCGAGGAGCGGCTCGAGCGCCGCGTGCACGTGGTGTGCGGCGACGTCTCCCGGCACAACCTCGGCCTGAAGTCCGACCAGTGGAAGTCGCTTTCCGCGAAGGTGCAGGCGGTCTGCCACAACGCCGCGCTCGTGAACTACGTCATGAGCTACGACGCGCTGCGCCCGCACAACGTGGACGGCACCCGCGAGGCGCTGCGCTTCGCCTCCTCCGGCGCCCGGAAGACGTTCCACATGATCTCGAGCACCTTCATCTACGGCTGGACGGCCAAGGACGTCCTGTGGGAGACCGACGCGAATCCCGCGATGGAGAACCTCGACTTCGGCTACGCCCAGAGCAAGTGGGTCGCCGAGCAGCTCGTGCTCGCCGCGGAGAAGCAGGGTCTCGACGTGAGGATCTACCGCCCGTCCCTGATCTCGTCGTCGACCCACGGCGTGGGGAGCCGGGACGACATCGCCATCCGGCTGCTCGCCTTCATGATCCAGCACGGAGTAGCCGTGAGCTCCCGCAACCAGATCAGCTTCTCGCCCGCCGACGTCGCCGCGAACAACATCGTCGCGCTGATGCGGCTGCCGAAGGGCGAGGAGCGCACCTTCCACGTGACCGTGGACGACTACTACAACATGGCGGACGTCACGCGCCGGATCACCCGCGACTACGGCTACACGTTCGCCTATTACGACATCGCGCGCTTCGTCGCCGAGATGACGCGGCGGAGCACGCGGGACGACCTGATCTATCCCCTGCTCGATTTCTTCAACCGCTCGCACGAGAAGCTCTCGGCGATGCAGCACAAGCGGTACAACAACGACGCCTACCGCAGGGCGCGCGCCAAGGCGCCCGACGCGCGCCCCGACCCGACGCTCGAGGAGACGGTCCGCTATCAGATGGAGTTCCTGCTCCGGGAGGGGATCATCCCGAAGCCGGACGCGACGCGCAGGGAGAGCGACGCGGTCTAG
- a CDS encoding phosphatase PAP2 family protein produces MRARDTGWKAVWTLAVAAFFVGGYFGVGLSAAPSAARELGTALDAAIPFVPWTVWIYLAVFPMAFLPLFVVRSRALFTRTMVAYAAVMAVSFVVFATYPVTSRGLRAGPAALDPSAFSEWAVGVLYRLDPPVNLFPSLHLSVAGLAAFAAWEARRVYGAFAFAAAAAIGVSICTVKQHFVVDGVAGAALAVAAWAAFLRGHRADPGEPGTYGAPGVLAYLALLAAMYAGFWVLFASS; encoded by the coding sequence GTGCGCGCGCGGGACACGGGATGGAAGGCGGTCTGGACGCTCGCGGTCGCGGCCTTCTTCGTCGGCGGGTACTTCGGCGTCGGGCTTTCGGCCGCGCCGTCGGCCGCGCGCGAGCTCGGAACCGCGCTCGACGCCGCGATCCCCTTCGTCCCCTGGACGGTGTGGATCTACCTCGCGGTGTTCCCGATGGCGTTCCTCCCGCTGTTCGTCGTGCGCTCGCGCGCTCTGTTCACGCGCACGATGGTCGCGTACGCGGCGGTGATGGCGGTGTCGTTCGTGGTGTTCGCGACCTACCCCGTGACGTCCCGGGGCCTTCGCGCGGGACCGGCCGCGCTCGACCCGTCCGCCTTCTCGGAGTGGGCGGTGGGCGTCCTGTACCGCCTCGACCCTCCGGTCAACCTGTTCCCCTCGCTGCACCTGTCGGTCGCGGGGCTCGCCGCCTTCGCGGCGTGGGAGGCGCGGCGGGTCTACGGCGCGTTCGCCTTCGCCGCCGCGGCGGCGATCGGCGTGTCGATCTGCACCGTCAAGCAGCACTTCGTCGTCGACGGCGTCGCGGGAGCCGCGCTCGCGGTGGCGGCGTGGGCGGCGTTCCTGCGCGGCCACCGCGCCGACCCCGGCGAGCCGGGGACCTACGGGGCCCCGGGCGTGCTCGCCTACCTGGCGCTGCTCGCCGCGATGTACGCGGGGTTCTGGGTGCTGTTCGCGTCCTCCTAG
- a CDS encoding SDR family NAD(P)-dependent oxidoreductase, with translation MDLAGKIALVTGGTRGVGRGIALALAESGARVWVTGRTVADLERVAAEGGGRVVPARCDHADDAQVEALFSRVARESARLDLLVNNAYSGVADIAATAHRKFWETGPEVWDAMNRVGLRGAYVASLHAARLMVARRSGLIVNVSSPASLDYLFNAAYGIGKAALDRMTRDLAFELRADGVAVVSLWPGFVRTELTAEVAREASPAYRRILEAYAETPRVAGRAAARLAADPRVLRRSGTIVIAAELARRHRERDADGSLALSPRSLRRLARAAAPGLAWLVPPVNVPFWTIGPVLRAFSRRLKERGGFRV, from the coding sequence ATGGATCTCGCCGGGAAGATCGCACTCGTTACGGGCGGGACCCGCGGCGTCGGACGGGGAATCGCGCTCGCCCTGGCCGAGTCGGGCGCCCGCGTCTGGGTCACCGGCCGCACCGTCGCCGACCTCGAGCGGGTCGCGGCCGAGGGCGGGGGCCGGGTGGTGCCGGCCCGCTGCGACCACGCCGACGACGCGCAGGTCGAGGCCCTGTTCTCGCGCGTCGCGCGGGAGTCGGCGCGCCTCGACCTGCTCGTCAACAACGCCTACTCCGGCGTCGCCGACATCGCGGCGACGGCCCACCGGAAGTTCTGGGAGACGGGGCCCGAGGTCTGGGACGCGATGAACCGGGTGGGATTGCGGGGCGCCTACGTCGCCTCCCTCCACGCCGCGAGGCTCATGGTCGCGCGCCGCTCCGGCCTGATCGTGAACGTCTCCTCCCCCGCCTCCCTCGACTACCTCTTCAACGCCGCCTACGGCATCGGGAAGGCGGCGCTCGACCGGATGACGCGGGACCTCGCCTTCGAGCTCCGGGCCGACGGGGTCGCGGTGGTGTCGCTGTGGCCGGGGTTCGTGCGCACCGAGCTCACGGCGGAGGTCGCGCGGGAGGCCTCCCCCGCGTACCGGCGCATTCTCGAAGCCTACGCCGAGACGCCGCGCGTCGCGGGGCGCGCGGCGGCACGGCTCGCCGCCGATCCCCGCGTCCTGAGGCGCAGCGGCACGATCGTGATCGCGGCGGAGCTGGCGCGACGGCACCGCGAGCGCGACGCGGACGGCTCGCTCGCGTTGTCGCCCCGCAGCCTCCGGCGGCTCGCCCGGGCGGCGGCTCCGGGCCTCGCGTGGCTCGTTCCCCCCGTCAACGTGCCGTTCTGGACGATCGGCCCGGTGCTGCGCGCGTTCTCGCGCCGTCTCAAGGAGCGGGGCGGCTTCCGCGTATAA
- a CDS encoding prolipoprotein diacylglyceryl transferase family protein gives MHPFLFQIGSFRVPTYGVVSVLALLVVIVVVRYYAKLEGRDPSQTTDAMVLTVAVGYVGARVFEVVVNWEKYTASPQAAKLLLVSTGVFVGGLIAAIPFAIWWFRRIGLPYLQGLDIVALVASIADGVGRWGCFASGCCWGTPTDLPWAVTFPELARRMHPDLPGVPLHPTQIYMSVTSLAILGLLMLLYRRKRFHGQIIAAYLVVYAIVRFWLEYVRGDAERGFVLGGLLSTSQFVGIGLAAAGAALYLVLDRRHRASGAPDWKPATARSKGRR, from the coding sequence ATGCACCCCTTCCTCTTCCAGATCGGCTCGTTCCGGGTCCCCACGTACGGCGTGGTCTCGGTTCTCGCCCTGCTGGTCGTGATCGTCGTCGTCCGGTACTACGCGAAGCTCGAGGGACGCGACCCGTCGCAGACCACCGACGCGATGGTCCTCACGGTCGCGGTGGGGTACGTCGGGGCGCGCGTCTTCGAGGTGGTCGTCAACTGGGAGAAATACACCGCGAGCCCGCAGGCGGCGAAGCTCCTGCTCGTCTCGACCGGGGTGTTCGTCGGCGGCCTGATCGCGGCGATCCCGTTCGCGATCTGGTGGTTCCGGCGCATCGGCCTCCCCTACCTCCAGGGGCTCGACATCGTCGCCCTCGTGGCGTCGATCGCGGACGGCGTCGGGCGCTGGGGGTGTTTCGCCTCCGGCTGCTGCTGGGGGACCCCCACCGACCTGCCGTGGGCGGTGACGTTCCCCGAGCTCGCCCGCCGGATGCACCCGGACCTGCCGGGGGTGCCGCTCCACCCGACCCAGATCTACATGTCGGTCACCTCGCTGGCGATCCTGGGCCTTCTGATGCTCCTCTACCGGCGAAAGCGGTTCCACGGCCAGATCATCGCCGCGTACCTCGTGGTCTACGCGATCGTCCGGTTCTGGCTCGAATACGTCCGCGGCGATGCCGAGCGCGGGTTCGTGCTCGGCGGCCTCCTGAGCACCTCCCAGTTCGTCGGGATCGGTCTCGCCGCGGCGGGGGCGGCGTTGTACCTCGTCCTCGACCGTCGGCACCGCGCCTCGGGTGCGCCCGACTGGAAGCCCGCGACCGCGAGGTCCAAGGGACGGCGGTGA
- a CDS encoding M48 family metalloprotease, with protein MFPKARFVLLVLACAAPALADTAPASRLDQVLDAVVAHERELAATLERHHPLVETYLQTVKPDPTLGSVPVRDHYFFGRLQLGAPPATPATQQEGPRKKPRKNTLSLFEEFHSQTFRPEGFARMLILDRGNFDRDNYAFDFVRAEFLGEVRTLVFDVAPKPVRVQRNKRDGGFTGRIWVEDREYHVVRYNGVYASMLTPGFHFDCWRMNLAPGLWLPAYVYTEEAERASKQLELTHRGQTRIWGYDVGGQSAEDEFTKVLVEDRQANDAAESPGMVSPLESARAWQGEAEANVIRRLERSGLLAPPGEVDRVLETVVGNLEVTNQLALDPPVRCRVLLTTPLESFTVGRTIVLSRGLIDVLPDEASLAMVLAHELGHVLKGHRLDTRYAFGDRVLVGDRRALEEFVFERDPGEEAEADEKAVELLAASPYKDKLAGAGLFLKALSLKAANLPSLIRPHFGNRMANHTGLFRMGKIVETAPELDFASLDQTAALPLGSRVKVDPWSARIELMKTSRAPLLSAREKMPFQITPLMPYLARLGEEQAVEEASRRGN; from the coding sequence ATGTTCCCGAAGGCTCGATTCGTCCTTCTCGTCCTGGCCTGCGCCGCGCCCGCCCTCGCGGACACCGCGCCGGCATCCCGTCTCGACCAGGTTCTCGACGCCGTGGTCGCCCACGAGCGCGAGCTCGCGGCGACGCTCGAGCGGCATCACCCGCTCGTCGAGACCTACCTGCAGACCGTGAAGCCCGACCCGACGCTGGGCTCGGTGCCGGTCCGGGACCACTACTTCTTCGGTCGGCTCCAGCTCGGAGCGCCGCCCGCGACGCCCGCCACCCAGCAGGAGGGGCCGAGGAAGAAGCCGCGCAAGAACACCCTCAGCCTCTTCGAGGAGTTCCACTCGCAGACCTTCCGGCCCGAGGGGTTCGCGCGGATGCTGATCCTCGACCGCGGGAACTTCGACCGCGACAACTACGCCTTCGACTTCGTGCGCGCCGAGTTCCTCGGGGAGGTCCGCACGCTCGTCTTCGACGTGGCTCCGAAGCCGGTCCGCGTGCAGCGCAACAAGCGCGACGGCGGGTTCACCGGGCGGATCTGGGTCGAGGACCGGGAGTACCACGTCGTCCGCTACAACGGCGTGTATGCCTCGATGCTGACGCCGGGGTTCCACTTCGACTGCTGGCGCATGAACCTCGCGCCCGGACTGTGGCTTCCGGCCTACGTGTACACGGAGGAGGCCGAGCGCGCCTCCAAGCAGCTCGAGCTCACCCACCGCGGCCAGACGCGCATCTGGGGGTACGACGTGGGCGGCCAATCCGCCGAGGACGAGTTCACGAAGGTCCTCGTCGAGGACCGCCAGGCCAACGACGCCGCGGAGTCCCCGGGGATGGTCTCGCCGCTGGAGAGCGCGCGCGCGTGGCAGGGGGAGGCGGAGGCGAACGTGATCCGCCGTCTCGAGCGATCGGGCCTGCTCGCCCCGCCCGGGGAGGTCGACCGCGTCCTCGAGACCGTCGTCGGCAACCTCGAGGTCACGAACCAGCTTGCGCTCGACCCGCCGGTGCGCTGCCGCGTGCTGCTGACGACCCCGCTCGAGTCGTTCACCGTCGGCCGCACGATCGTCCTCAGCCGCGGGCTGATCGACGTCCTCCCCGACGAGGCGAGCCTGGCGATGGTGCTCGCGCACGAGCTCGGCCACGTCCTGAAGGGGCATCGCCTCGACACGCGCTACGCCTTCGGCGACCGCGTGCTCGTCGGAGACCGTCGGGCCCTCGAGGAGTTCGTCTTCGAGCGCGACCCCGGCGAGGAGGCGGAGGCCGACGAGAAGGCGGTCGAGCTGCTCGCCGCCTCCCCCTACAAGGACAAGCTCGCCGGTGCCGGCCTGTTCCTCAAGGCGCTCTCGCTCAAGGCGGCGAACCTGCCGTCGCTCATCCGTCCGCACTTCGGGAACCGCATGGCGAACCACACCGGCCTGTTCCGGATGGGGAAGATCGTCGAGACGGCCCCCGAGCTCGACTTCGCCTCGCTCGACCAGACGGCGGCCCTCCCGCTCGGGAGCCGCGTGAAGGTCGATCCGTGGAGCGCGCGGATCGAGCTGATGAAAACCTCCCGCGCGCCGCTCCTGTCCGCGCGCGAGAAGATGCCGTTCCAGATCACCCCGCTGATGCCCTACCTGGCGCGGCTCGGGGAGGAGCAGGCGGTCGAGGAGGCTTCGCGCCGCGGCAACTGA
- a CDS encoding energy transducer TonB has translation MRRSREFFSQDVLLDARLTSKHRARRTVLSVAAHVAVVGVLLALPKSSPVREAMDDAVRVVFFAPEPPAPSPVAVMPPPPAPRPKPVPKPEPVPRPVVPPPPRAPEPAPAPPPVEVARVTPPPPPPPPARKPVTGLFADAPASPAPTLARKATVASAGFEVQPAVAAVATRAPRAVASTGFESEAAPASRPTATRASVQTAAFDAKADAPAPRARARRADAADTPVEIVSKPRPAYTEQARRLRVEGEVVLEVVFYADGRVAIVRVVEGLGHGLDEAAIEAAKKIEFQSARREGRPVDHEATLRIVFKLA, from the coding sequence ATGAGGAGGAGCCGGGAGTTCTTCTCGCAGGACGTCCTGCTCGACGCGCGTCTGACGTCGAAACACCGCGCGCGTCGCACGGTCCTGAGCGTGGCGGCGCACGTCGCGGTCGTCGGCGTGTTGCTCGCGCTCCCGAAGTCGAGTCCGGTCCGCGAGGCGATGGACGACGCCGTGCGCGTGGTCTTCTTCGCCCCCGAGCCTCCGGCCCCGTCGCCCGTGGCGGTGATGCCGCCGCCCCCGGCTCCGCGGCCGAAACCCGTTCCGAAGCCGGAGCCGGTTCCGCGTCCCGTGGTTCCCCCTCCACCGCGGGCCCCGGAGCCGGCGCCGGCGCCCCCTCCCGTCGAGGTGGCGCGCGTCACGCCGCCGCCGCCCCCTCCGCCTCCGGCGCGCAAACCCGTGACGGGTCTGTTCGCCGACGCGCCCGCCTCTCCGGCGCCCACGCTCGCCCGCAAGGCGACGGTGGCGTCGGCGGGGTTCGAGGTGCAGCCCGCCGTCGCCGCGGTGGCCACGCGCGCGCCGCGCGCGGTCGCCTCGACCGGGTTCGAGTCCGAAGCCGCCCCGGCGTCGCGCCCGACCGCGACGCGGGCGTCCGTGCAGACGGCCGCGTTCGACGCGAAGGCGGACGCTCCGGCTCCCCGCGCCCGCGCGCGCCGCGCCGACGCCGCCGACACGCCGGTCGAGATCGTCTCCAAGCCGCGTCCCGCCTACACCGAGCAGGCCCGCCGCCTGCGCGTGGAGGGGGAGGTCGTCCTCGAGGTCGTGTTCTACGCCGACGGCCGCGTCGCGATCGTGCGCGTGGTGGAGGGGCTGGGCCACGGCCTCGACGAGGCCGCGATCGAGGCGGCCAAGAAGATCGAATTCCAGTCCGCGCGCCGCGAGGGTCGGCCCGTCGACCACGAGGCGACGCTGCGCATCGTGTTCAAGCTCGCGTAA
- a CDS encoding DUF1501 domain-containing protein translates to MKAPSQPPVVGRRAFLGQASCAAVGTTAMFNTVLNMGMFNALAYPGEDYRALVCLFFGGGIDSFNLIVPRGAAEHAEYAQVRGDLALAPDVLLPITPGTPDGREYGLHPGVPELASLFGQGRLAFLSNVGTLVEPVTMQQFRDGSARLPLGLFSHSDQQMQWQTSVPDRRNAVGWAGRMADVLQTGNCNPNISMNISLSGNNVFQSGALTAHYTITEDGSTGLRGYGDPSLESMVRTEAIDSLLGLQYQHVFERVYAQRMRGAIDAHLDFSAAIDAVPPLQTVFSDTRLSRQMRMIARTIAARETLCMRRQTFFVEVGGWDHHDEVLLNQAAMLPIVSAALGEFYRALDELDVATQVVTFTASDFARTLSSNGRGSDHAWGGNHFVIGGSVAGGDLYGSFPDLYLGSALDTGRGRLIPTTSVDAYFAELALWFGVPTADLETVLPNIRRFWTPGSSAPPIGFMGGATARSSRSPRNAAALPRRHKQAIGGGRR, encoded by the coding sequence ATGAAGGCCCCTTCCCAGCCTCCGGTCGTCGGCCGTCGCGCGTTCCTCGGCCAGGCGAGCTGCGCCGCGGTCGGGACGACGGCGATGTTCAACACCGTCCTCAACATGGGGATGTTCAACGCCCTCGCTTACCCGGGCGAGGACTACCGGGCCCTCGTGTGCCTGTTCTTCGGCGGCGGGATCGATTCGTTCAACCTGATCGTCCCGCGCGGCGCCGCGGAGCACGCGGAGTACGCACAGGTCCGCGGGGATCTCGCGCTGGCGCCGGACGTCCTGCTTCCCATCACGCCGGGCACCCCCGACGGCCGCGAATACGGCCTCCACCCGGGCGTTCCCGAGCTCGCGAGCCTGTTCGGCCAGGGGCGCCTCGCGTTCCTGTCGAACGTCGGGACGCTCGTCGAGCCGGTGACGATGCAGCAGTTCCGCGACGGCAGCGCGCGGCTGCCCCTCGGGCTGTTCTCGCATTCCGACCAGCAGATGCAGTGGCAGACCTCGGTCCCCGACCGCCGCAACGCGGTGGGCTGGGCCGGACGGATGGCCGACGTCCTCCAGACGGGGAACTGCAACCCGAACATCTCGATGAACATCTCGCTGTCGGGGAACAACGTCTTCCAGTCCGGCGCCCTCACGGCCCACTACACGATCACCGAGGACGGGAGCACCGGCCTTCGCGGGTACGGCGATCCCTCCCTCGAGTCGATGGTCCGCACCGAGGCGATCGACAGCCTGCTCGGCCTGCAGTACCAGCACGTCTTCGAGCGCGTCTACGCGCAGCGCATGCGCGGGGCGATCGACGCGCACCTGGATTTCTCGGCGGCGATCGACGCCGTCCCGCCGCTGCAGACCGTCTTCTCCGACACGCGCCTGTCGCGCCAGATGCGGATGATCGCGCGGACGATCGCCGCGCGCGAGACGTTGTGCATGCGCCGGCAGACCTTCTTCGTGGAGGTCGGCGGCTGGGACCACCACGACGAGGTGCTCCTCAACCAGGCCGCGATGCTCCCGATCGTGAGCGCGGCGCTGGGGGAGTTCTACCGGGCGCTCGACGAGCTCGACGTGGCGACGCAGGTGGTGACCTTCACCGCGTCGGACTTCGCGCGGACGCTCAGCTCCAACGGGCGAGGCTCGGACCACGCCTGGGGGGGCAACCACTTCGTGATCGGCGGTTCCGTCGCCGGCGGCGACCTCTACGGGAGCTTTCCGGACCTGTACCTCGGAAGCGCGCTCGACACGGGCCGCGGCCGGCTGATCCCGACGACGTCGGTGGACGCCTATTTCGCGGAGCTTGCGTTGTGGTTCGGGGTCCCCACGGCGGACCTCGAGACGGTGCTGCCGAACATCCGTCGATTCTGGACGCCGGGCTCGTCCGCGCCGCCGATCGGTTTCATGGGCGGGGCGACGGCAAGGTCGTCGAGGAGTCCGAGGAACGCCGCCGCGCTCCCGCGGCGGCACAAACAGGCGATCGGAGGGGGGCGTCGATGA